From the Theobroma cacao cultivar B97-61/B2 chromosome 2, Criollo_cocoa_genome_V2, whole genome shotgun sequence genome, one window contains:
- the LOC18608951 gene encoding squamosa promoter-binding-like protein 16: MESSSSASFKRARAPGSGNQVPSCLVDGCTADLSKCRDYHRRHKVCEVHSKTPKVTIRGQEQRFCQQCSRFHSLVEFDEGKRSCRKRLDGHNRRRRKPQPDSLSVNSGRFLSNHQGTRYLPFSNHQIFSATAVTSSWVGSVKVETDIKSELNFSSRNSLFPGSSSQNCKEEKHFSFLQSTSLSLPGVSVCQPFLDANPLSGNGGSSRKIFSNGLNQVINSNRALSLLSSQPAETGEIGLSPCPMVQSGPASSLNQNLQYNGLGMEGEQVGSILASDGSSNTNFHGNEMFQTGHPGSSSSGTHHTLSFSWE, encoded by the exons ATGGAGTCATCATCATCTGCTTCATTTAAAAGGGCTCGGGCACCTGGCAGCGGAAACCAAGTACCTTCATGCTTGGTTGATGGTTGCACTGCAGACCTCAGCAAATGCAGGGACTATCATCGACGCCATAAAGTATGCGAAGTCCACTCTAAGACCCCAAAGGTTACAATTAGGGGTCAGGAACAACGATTTTGCCAGCAGTGCAGCAG GTTTCATTCATTAGTGGAGTTTGATGAGGGGAAACGAAGCTGTAGGAAACGTCTTGATGGACACAACCGACGTCGAAGAAAGCCTCAACCTGATTCTCTATCTGTAAATTCTGGAAGGTTTCTTTCCAATCACCAAG GTACTAGATATTTACCATTCAGTAACCACCAAATATTTTCCGCTACCGCTGTAACCTCTTCTTGGGTGGGGTCTGTGAAAGTGGAAACTGATATAAAGTCAGAGTTAAACTTCAGCAGCAGAAATAGCTTGTTCCCTGGATCCTCATCTCAAAActgcaaagaagaaaagcacTTCTCATTCTTACAAAGCACTAGTTTGTCACTCCCTGGAGTTTCTGTTTGTCAACCCTTTCTTGATGCCAATCCTTTATCAGGCAATGGTGGCAGCAGCCGGAAAATATTCTCAAATGGGTTAAATCAAGTCATCAACTCTAATCGTGCTCTCTCTCTTCTGTCATCCCAACCGGCTGAGACTGGGGAGATTGGTTTGAGCCCCTGCCCCATGGTGCAGTCTGGCCCAGCTTCATCCTTGAACCAAAACTTGCAATATAATGGTCTAGGAATGGAGGGTGAGCAAGTAGGATCTATTTTGGCCTCTGATGGCAGTAGTAACACCAACTTCCACGGAAACGAAATGTTTCAGACTGGGCATCCTGGGTCATCTTCAAGTGGTACTCACCATACGCTTTCCTTCTCATGGGAGTAG